The sequence TGTACAAATGCTGGTGTATAGCTGCCTGGCATATGCTAATGACAGCATGATTTAAGTAATAACGGTGTTCTGTGTGTCCACCCTGTAATGGACGGTGTCTTGTAAACAGTCCTGACAATGTGAGACGGTCTGAACAAGGAGAGGACACATTCTAGAAAGTGCACCTTATAGAAACACTATCAAAACTTTGCCTATCATGCATCTGCTTTTGTAAGCATCTTTGAATGTATAGGTGCCTATCACTGCTGCAGCAATATGCAAGCGTCTGATAAAAGACCCAAGAGACCTCTTCCTTCCTGTCTCTCTGTGCTCTTTTTTCCCATCTAAATTCCAGACCTTGGGATAATTTACACCGGCTCCTTTTGTGCAGCTCACTGTTCACCGGCTGGTGTTCAGCAGAAAGCAAAACATTACCACCACACTCAACTGAAAATGTGCTTTAAGCCACAATGTGGTTGATAGATGCCCTCCCATACCTGAACAGCAAGTACAACATCCCTGTCTGTCATGTGCAGAGGTCAGCACAGCCTTGACATCTCAGGATAGTGCAACAAATTAAAGTGACCGTACTGTGCAACCCAAGTCTACACAGGGAAGCACCTCTGACGATTATCTCTAGAGCTGCTAAGAAATGCTGCAGCAGCCTCCTTCTTTCTCTTCCGCCACCTCAAGCGGTTGCTTCAGCTTCAGCAGAGGTGGCTCCCCGCTACTCACTGTGTAACTCAGGGCACTTCCATTGGAGCTGACTGTGGAAATCTGGGACTTTGGAGCTACTCCAGGACCATTTTCATCCCCATTGCTCAGGTGGCCGTTGAGCAGGGGGTGGccactcagttttgcagccaCTCTCTGTCTTTTTAATTCTGCCAGTGTCTGGTAACTTCCATCTCTGCATGCTGTCCAGGGGGCAGCCACTGGCTGCGAACACGAGGCACTCTTGAATTCCTGCAACAAATTGCTCTTGGGAAGGGTGCCGTTGCATGGAACCTGACAGTTGGAGTCAGCTTTCATGGCAGGTTCAGTCTGGGTCAGGGTGTCATGTTTGGTCTCTTTTGGCTTTGCATTCCATACATCTGGCAAGgtattctgggaaaaaaaaaatgaaaaagaaagaaagaagatttaGGAATAGGCAAATCAAAATTTGATGAAAATTAGCTGGCCACATCACATCAATTCCTAATACTCTCCTGTGTCCAAAAAAGGTTCCAAGAGCATAAGAAAGTCTAGAAATGAGTGGAGACCACTGAGGCATGTTTTAAGCTACAGTACCAGGCAGTTTGTTTGAAAGTAGTTCCACTTACCTCTGTGAAACTATCattactaatgtttgtgtgaattaCATTCATAACCATCCCCATgtccctgtgtttggattcaacgggttggaaaatgaaaggatggacaTTCATAACCGTTTTCCATTACTGCGCTCCTTTGTTCCTTCAGACATGTGTCTTACGCTTTGCCTGAATGTCCAGTTCATTTCTATTCCGGCGGCTCCCTGCAGGATTTTGATGAGCACTGTTACATCCTCCATGTAACAGACTAAAGCCTCACACCATATTCCAGTTGTGGCTTAACACATGCATTAAACACATTCATTCTAAATTCTCAACTATGTAATCAAAGATCTCTCTGATTGCATCAGGAGACTGACTGGGCATGGACAGAGATGTGTCTGCTAACaccaaaaatacacaaacactaTTTAAGCTACAAGGAAACAACATGTCGCTGTTCACACCAATTCGTGATTTTTATAGTGCATACTGaatagaaagaaaatgaacaatgaaTAATTGCATCCCATGCAGTGCACTCCCTTCTCTGCTGTGCATTCTTTCCGTAGTCCGTGTATGGGACTGTGCTGTACCTTTAATAGAACTGGTAGCTGGAGAGCTTCCTTGAGAACAACTGAAGGCTCAAGGGTGCAGGATCATCAAAGAAGCTCTTGAGTGAGTTTTAAGCCCAGTGTTCCCATAGCAAATGTGGTCGCACCCATAACCCCCAGACGTGATTCCTCATCTTAGTTGGAACTAACCCTGGTGAACCTCCTGATACCTTACAGCTTGACAAGGATTCAAATCATCGAGGGAAAGGGAGACTAGGAGAGAATTTGAGAGACAGGGAGAAAGATGAGTAGTGGGAGGCGAGCTTGGGATGGCTTTATGGGCCTTGAAATCAGTCAAGTTGGCAAGCCATTCTCCCTGGTAGTCATAAGTGCACCCAGGGAGCCTGCAgggttttcttttcttattctgtcccGTTTATTGCTGCTTTGTGTGGCCGCAATCTTCAATCATCCCTTATGTTTAGTTACTTTATAATTGTACATGTGTTTGCACATTTTAGCCTCCTTGGCATGGAATATTACAATAGCACCACCCTGTATGACAACTCCTATTCTGTAGCTTTCTATTATTCTATCTCCCACCTTTTCCTAATTTTTCTCTAGTTTTTTTCATTCATGTCAATGACAGGCACTTACAGGATCTGTGTTTTCTTGGTCAGAAACCCTCTCTGGCTCGTCTGCTTCTTTTGTTTCCGGTTTTCCTAGCCACACAATGGCCTCTGTTTCATACTCTTTGCGGTAGAGATTGTTCCGGTCCGAGAGGCTTGCCCTGCGGACTACTTTCCTGTGGAGGCATCAAACAATCTACTGTGAAACCTGAGCCAACCAGAGCCAGTGAGTCCAGCAGATCTCATTGACCACTTACCCTCGGCTACCAGTGCTCGATGTTCTCCGGCACAAGGAGGTCTTCTGTTTCAGGTGAGACTTCATGATGATGTCATGTTTATGCTTTAGGTCCAGTAATATAGCCCTGAATTCTTCATCTTCACATAAATCTGAGGAAGACAACAGAAGCAATGTCATGATGGCATAAAGTTCCACAGATATAATTCAATTAGAGATGCAGTGTGGTATGAGTGAGGCATcacagaaagagagacagagagagagagagagagagcagtgtAAGCTGGGTGTCCTTCAACTGTGGTTGATAAGGAAGCTAACCTCGGAAATGATTGAACAATTGAGTGCCATGGACTATAATATGTCACAAAGGGCATGAGACCAGATTTATACGTGTGAAATGTACTGAAGCACATAGGAAAACAGAAATCTGTCTGGAATTCTCTTAAACATCTTCATCACTCGTAACACCCCTCATGGCAAACAGCAATCCTTTTCACTGTAGTTTGTTGGCAGAATACATAGAGCTGTGGTACAGCCAGGTAGAGTGAGTTGGTCAGGGTCAAGTGGTGAGCCAGTAATGGTTGGAGAGCCTGCAACATTTCTGatatatttccataaaatgcagtCATCAGTCATTCCATAAAGATGAACAAAGTTCAAAAGAAGAATCATGAATAGTGACAGTAAAGCTTACCAATAGGTGTCTCGTCAAGAAAGGATTTGGCCATCAGATTGGCTCCATGGGAAACCAGTAGCTCTGCCACATGCACCTATGAACAGAAAATATTGACAGTCAGCTACAGAGAACTGTAGTTGAGGAGACCCAAAAAGAATGACTGACCTTTTAGTTCAGCTTTGACAgaaataggccattcagcccaacaaatgtCATTTCTTGAAAATAACACTGGGTTgggttttgaaggttcctaaaatcCCTACACTCTGCCACTCTACTTGGTAATCTGTTTCGTGTTTCTACAGTTCTCCGTGTGAAgaacatttttgtaatattctgtagTGCTTCTGcatctttttgtaatatggagaccaaaacaggtacacagtactccaggcgAGGCCTTGCTAGTGCAATATATAGCTTAAGCATAGCTTTCTTGGACCTGTGCTCCACATACAGGTCACTGTATATAACGTAACATCCTATTAGTCTTATTTATCACTCATGTATGCTGTGTGAATGTAGATGGCGACGGGTCCGGTATGATTCCTATTCATTCAAGTTTTAAacttctcattgtgtattcaaatctaacatttttacgtcctacatgtaatattttacatttatttccattCAACTTCATCTGCTACGAATCTGCCTAAGTTTGCACTCTGTCCAAATCTCTCTGTTATGATTCTGCTGATTCTATTCTCTCTGCCTAACCACCTAGCTTAGGGACATCTCTAAACGtatccagcttgttatttatattcttgtcaaggtcatttatgtatattaaatagAGAAGTGGATGGGCACTACGTCTaccatcacctaattctgaaaacatTACTCTCGCCATAACTCTTGGCTTCATGTGGTTAAACCAGCTTTTCACCCATCTACACATTGTGCCCTGAATTCCCACTCTTTTCATTTTGAACACTAGCCTCTCATGTAGGACTTTATGAAAAGCTTTCTAAAAATTGAGATGATTATATTATATGctaaatcttttccttaataattactTCCAATAATTTAATCCTTGATGCATATTATGCCTAGTAGCCTATGGTTTCTTGGATCAGACCAgtcacttttttttataatgagtAACATTTGTTGGGTTCTGGTCCTGAAGGATTTGTGTGCAGTGATCCCTGAAATATATGCATgaaggatttatatatgtacgtaGGGATcaacaggtaatagaatacatttttacaaatgtgACATCTCTTGTCCTTTGTGTACCCTCAGTGTTCCTTCTgcacctttccttggtatccttgtgtgtctcgaCTTCTATTGCCCAGTAGTTCCTCTCTCTCGAtcacattcccataaagcctatTTCTCAGACTCAGTCATGTCGAGATACCTTGTTTGCCTCCTGTCCACTTTAAACTACAATCAATGTTAGATGAGCCGTcattacccactgtgaaaacatcatctgTATTCTTATGAATACTTCTTGTCTTTAAAGGCAAGTCAGGTTGTACCTCGTTAGTATTTAGCGACCCAACATCACTCTTTGTTATTCACTTTGATGTTGTTGAAATGCATCACTTTAACTCTGTTGCCAAATTAACCAGTCAGATTGCTCAAAgggaccacacacacacatacccactcatgtacacacacacaaagacagtagcgttttattatatactagatcAAAAATCATACATATGTGGAATAGTGGGTCAATGGCTAAGCAGTACAggtctgttttaaataaataactgaatagCCAGGTTGATCTCCGTATGTGGGTGTGCTTGCATGGCTGTAGGAGGTTGGTGGGGTGGTTGAGACGGAGCACACCTGAACGTGAGGGTCTGGTCAGTCCTGATTGCTTCATTAGCTTTCCAATTGAGGCACTGCGCCCACAGAGACATATAAGGGGAATCCGGCATGGAAGaatgaaagaacagaaaaagagaTCGAATGTAGATGGAGGTTAAAAAAAGGAGAGATGAAGGTAGGATGTGGAGAGAGCTAGAGTGAGAAAGAGGGAGGGAGGGCAGCAAGGAAGAAGTCCATTGGGGAGCATATGGCCGATGCTCAGGGGCTGAAGGAGGTTTCTTCAGCTGAGTGATCAGGTAGCTGGAGTGACGTGCTCCTCGATATAGCTACTTGCTGTGTAAGTCTTGGAGAAAGGCAGCGGGACCTGCAAGGATAATGTGAGGCATCCTACTGGGAATCCATGGACCCCCGTGATGTGACCCTGGCAGCGGGGTCACAGATGGCTACAGAGCTCCAAGCCCAGGAGCAAGGTGATTCGGCATGATGTCCTGCTGGGAGCCATGGGCTGCAGGAACTGGAACCTTTCCGAGGAGTTTGGCTGAACTGTCAGTTGGGCGTCTCCTCAGCTGCAAGGTCCTGTTTGTGGGTAAGCTGACCAGACGTCTGTTTTAAAGGGAAGCACCGGGGACTGTGATTTTAAAGAGAAGATTCCTCCCatgttttaaactcatttttatgAACttattaattggattaatttttaacctccacaaacactgttttttattggattatttatttattgacttttttcactgcactatttatttgaacactgtttgttttttgactgttggattttaaataaaagcactgtatcacttttgcacctaccccttgctatgtgtgtgtcctcatttgctttgCTTATCTCAGTTATGGTATTGATGCTAGCGGTTTTAAGAAGCTCCCAAAGAAGAGATGGAGCCTGGAGTCAACCTGTACTAGGATAcctttttatctttatatgtCTAATCACAAACCTCTTTAGGTGCTCCAGGATAAATCTTACTGGTAATTTCTAAGATTttggcctttttatttttatatatgtaatcaTTAACCTCCTTAAGTACTGTAGGATGAATGTTATTGGCACTTTCTTAGATCTCAGCCTTTGTTatctcagcagtttttttttatatacagaggATGTAAACAGGAAGAGAAGGCAGTAGGAGTCTCCGCTTGGGAGTCCCCATGGAATAAACACAGCAATGGCAGACACCACCTACAAGTGATATGATCAGGGTAGATATAGTGGGTGTGGTCACCATATGATAGGCTAAAGTAATTTGGTCACAAATTATGACATTTTGTAAACCACTCTGAAGGTTATCAAGTTAGAGTGGAAAGAGTTGAATTTTGGGTCTTCTACAAAGTAAACTAAGTCAGACCAATACTGTGCTAGCAGAACAGGGCTTGATTGTTTAATTAAGAGGACCACGCTAGTCTGTATGTCCACTCACAGCTTGTACcttttatgttcttatgtagTTGGCAGGTCCCATGAAAGAGGACTGACTCACCTGGCCCCAAAAAGTGGCTGCGTGAAGTGGCTGCCATCCTTCAGAGTCCTGTACATCAAGTTTGGCACCTTGTTCCAGGAGGATCTCTACTACACGTAGATAGCCATTAGCGGCAGCAATGTGCAACTGCAAGGACAAGAAGGATAAAGCATGCTGGCTGGAGACACTGACTTTGTCAATACTATCAGAACAGATCACAATAGAAGTTTAGTGAATAGCCACTTGAGGGCAGTATTTAACAAACTTTACAGTGCAGAACTGGGAAAGGTTGGCAAATTAAATGGAGCTGAGGACTGAGTGGCTTGGGTTACCATAGCAACTGGATTAAGAGAGAAGTCCATTAAAATGTtgtgtatattattaaaaacactgaatcATTCAGGAGATCTGAATTATGGATAAGCTTTGATTATTCTGGATCATTTGAGGGGTTGCCCCTCTCCCCCTTCCCATATTACACTCACCAAAGTGACACCCTGTTCATCAGTTTGGTTGATATCCCGGTGTTGCTGTACGATTTCTTGAATATCAGCCACCATGAGTCTTTCCTGTGCCTCCCGTGTCTCATTAATAATTTCCTGGGTTATGCCTGAGGGGGATAAAAGCCAGAAATGCACACTTTGGGTTTGAGAATTTAGTGACAGGAATGGGACACAACAGCAATGTTGGCCTGCttaaaagataggaaattacctATGTTAAAGGAGAAGTCATTTCCTCTATGAAGTCTCTGAGATAGTTTGATAACTGATAACCAGCATAAAAAAATATGAGCACATCTTCTTTGTGGGTATGTACCCACCTCATGTGTGACTTAATCATTATACAAGTAGCACCTTTGATGTTCTGgtttatatagagagatatttgaaaaaaaaagttctctgGTGGTGGTAGACATGAATCAAGCATTTTGGTACAAATACACAAGTTGTAACTAAACTCATATCCTGCAGTACACTTGATTTGCCTTGGAATAGAGTTATGGTGGACCCTTTGTTAGACCTTCATGGAATTAAGAAATAATCATCATCATTTGCCTGAGCTAAAATATGAAACTAAAAACCTTTGgacactattttattttattttggagcaACCCTAAAAATATTCTAAGAAAGGTGTTGGGTCAGTTCCTAGAAGAGATATTTTTAGAAGGACACAGTAGGGCTCAAGTCTCCCACCAGACATCTTAGCAGCCCTGTCTATCCTCTTCACTGCAGAAGGGACAAAAGCTCTACACAAGCTCCAGGGGACCAGCTCCCACTTCTGGTCTCCCCAGCTCTCCAACCATAAAAATCATGCTTTGGAAAGGCGAAGGGGACAGATGGGAGAATAAGAGTGATTTAAAGAAGACAGACACCATGGCACATAGTTTCCATTGCCTCCAACTACAAGTCAGAGAGGtgaatttcacttttttgttttcattttcccttCCCACCTTCCTTGCAAGTTATAAACTTCCTAATTTGAACCTAAGATCTTCTTGTTTATCCTACTAGCTCAttcataatacattttctttttatatacaggATTCTGTTggtttttcaatatttttcattttctgttgaattttgttttgtgctaagatttgcattgggtgtgacaaggatggacgggattagaaatgagtacattagagggtcagctcaggttggacggttgggagacaaagtcagaggggcgagattgtgttggtttggacaagtgcagaggagagatggtgggTATATCGGGAGAAGGATGAGCTGCCAGGTAAggtgaaaagaggaaggcctaagggaagATTTATGGgtgtggtgggagaggacatgcaggtgatgggtgtgacagaacaagatgacgaggacagaaagatatggaagaagatgatctgctgtggcgaccgcTAACGGgtgcagccgaaaaaagaagaagaagaagaagctataCTAGTAGAACACATTGACCTTCATTCTTTAAATAgaatggaatggaaaacaatCCTGTTGTTTGTAGTGAACACGGCAGCACTGGCATTTGATGCCGGAGCATTATAACGTCTGCCTTTTGTAAAATTGGTTTggaagtatatttttattttttgaactggTGTGCCCTCCATTTGCgtcttttgattttcttcttcttgaaTTTGCCTCATGTTTGTAATCGTTCAGGCATAAGGATCATTTGTGGCAATGAAATCTTGTAGTTTCTGAAGCAAATGAGGAGAGCTGTGTTTATTTTCAAGCCTTAAAAATGTTCGACCAAGGCATTTATTAGGATTAACATTGTAAAGACTGGCGTAAGCTGGAGGCAGGTCTTTGTAGGGGTGTAGTAAACCAATGTAATGATACATTTGCTTATGAATTGTAAACACGGAGGCAAAATGTCCTGAGGAATCATCAAGAGAGCAAAAGATGACACTGTTGACAATGGGTATGTGTTGTAAATAGTGGTGTGTTGAACATCTTGTGGAAGTTATAATGTCTTTTAGTAGTTACGTAGCTTTTATTACATGTACAAAGCTCTGTGTGTTGTAATGGCTTTGGTCAGGTGAACAAGGCAGTGGTGAAGTACTTTTTAACTTCTTGAGCCTGTCTCTCTCCTTAATGTGCCTGTAGTTTTTCTTCTTGTTAATCTTGTCTTCTATTCTTAAAGGCCAGAGCGTGAGGTCTGTTTGCGTTAATGAAATGTTGTCCTTGTCTGTATTTTCAGGCCATGAAAGTGTTTGCTTAAGGATTTCATTTGAACAGGCATGGATGTAACAAGTTTGTGATCTTGTCAGGTATCTACAGTGCTTTGCTCATGTGAACATTCATGCACCAAACGTCATCAGCAAAATCGGTCTTGCTTTTAGACCAATGGTAAGCTGAGGCTGCAGATCCTGCTGGCTTtcttggccaaaagttttgagaatgacacaagtatt comes from Polypterus senegalus isolate Bchr_013 chromosome 14, ASM1683550v1, whole genome shotgun sequence and encodes:
- the ppp1r16b gene encoding protein phosphatase 1 regulatory inhibitor subunit 16B — encoded protein: MSSTTFPIGRQEKIQKFLSLNLETAIRAEEDGTVLTVAAFHVSFPFSLVRYLLKNGVNPDLCNEDGLTALHQCCIDNYEGIVKTLLNYGANVNPKDNELWTPLHAAATCGHSNLVKLLIQHGADLLAVNSDGNMPYDLCEDDPTLDMIETAMVNQGITQEIINETREAQERLMVADIQEIVQQHRDINQTDEQGVTLLHIAAANGYLRVVEILLEQGAKLDVQDSEGWQPLHAATFWGQVHVAELLVSHGANLMAKSFLDETPIDLCEDEEFRAILLDLKHKHDIIMKSHLKQKTSLCRRTSSTGSRGKVVRRASLSDRNNLYRKEYETEAIVWLGKPETKEADEPERVSDQENTDPNTLPDVWNAKPKETKHDTLTQTEPAMKADSNCQVPCNGTLPKSNLLQEFKSASCSQPVAAPWTACRDGSYQTLAELKRQRVAAKLSGHPLLNGHLSNGDENGPGVAPKSQISTVSSNGSALSYTVSSGEPPLLKLKQPLEVAEEKEGGCCSIS